One Nitrospirae bacterium YQR-1 DNA window includes the following coding sequences:
- a CDS encoding polysaccharide deacetylase family protein encodes MYYLKVCGYKVVSLTDIFNFSLGQPSDSILVAITFDDGFKSFIELAFPILNKYNFPAAIFLVSSLVGKHNEWDCVDLKDTKEMMDWSDIEFLKKQGFEFGAHSRTHPSLPTLSDTELEAEVRGCKDDLQSALDLPVDFFCYPYGDYDSRVIRSIKESGFKGAFTTKKGYIYSGDDPFEFKRMSIKLNTGPLAFTWKLLR; translated from the coding sequence ATGTACTACCTTAAGGTCTGCGGGTATAAGGTTGTAAGTCTGACCGATATTTTTAATTTCTCTCTGGGTCAGCCCTCTGATTCTATACTGGTAGCAATAACATTTGATGACGGTTTTAAGAGCTTCATAGAGCTTGCATTTCCAATTCTAAACAAGTACAACTTCCCAGCAGCCATTTTTTTAGTCTCATCCCTAGTTGGAAAACATAACGAATGGGATTGTGTGGACCTAAAAGATACAAAAGAAATGATGGATTGGAGTGACATAGAATTCTTAAAGAAACAAGGGTTCGAATTTGGCGCCCACTCAAGGACACACCCATCACTTCCCACACTTTCAGACACTGAACTTGAGGCAGAGGTGCGAGGCTGCAAAGACGATCTGCAATCTGCATTAGACCTTCCTGTGGATTTTTTTTGCTATCCATACGGCGATTATGACAGCAGGGTTATAAGGAGTATTAAAGAGTCTGGATTTAAAGGAGCCTTTACCACAAAAAAAGGATATATTTATAGCGGCGATGACCCTTTTGAGTTTAAACGTATGTCAATTAAGCTTAACACTGGGCCTCTGGCCTTTACATGGAAGCTGCTCCGTTAA
- a CDS encoding phosphodiester glycosidase family protein, with protein sequence MSNFLFKTVLLFHLFFFAYPVNSLQANWIKLDEGIEFSEFETSTESAGDGVKITVLRATPKYYELKLLTSSDAGGGSMTVKEWAYKYNLLAVINAGMYQEDGKTNVGYMKSKGRVINSHIAKAYKTMLTLDPKDRSDKEFQIIDLECNNDNSTFSRYRTLVQNIRMISCKQQNVWSQQAASWSIAALGMDKSGNILFLMSVTPLTVHEFIDIILNLPIRIYNAMYLEGGKQASLYINIGGKEIERSGRGGVYLSNKNTKDSYWPIPNVLGLVKKK encoded by the coding sequence ATGTCAAATTTTTTATTTAAGACAGTACTCCTCTTTCATTTATTTTTTTTTGCGTACCCTGTTAATTCCCTGCAAGCTAATTGGATCAAATTAGATGAGGGTATTGAATTTTCCGAATTTGAGACCTCAACTGAGTCTGCCGGCGACGGCGTGAAAATTACTGTTTTACGGGCAACCCCTAAATATTATGAGTTAAAATTACTTACATCCTCAGATGCAGGCGGCGGCAGCATGACAGTAAAGGAGTGGGCTTACAAGTATAATTTATTAGCTGTAATTAATGCCGGCATGTATCAGGAGGATGGTAAAACTAATGTAGGTTATATGAAAAGCAAAGGTCGTGTTATTAATTCTCACATAGCAAAGGCATACAAGACAATGTTGACACTTGACCCTAAGGACAGATCAGACAAAGAATTTCAAATAATTGATTTAGAGTGTAACAATGACAATTCTACATTTAGCAGATACAGAACATTAGTTCAAAACATAAGAATGATTAGCTGCAAACAGCAAAATGTCTGGTCACAGCAGGCGGCCTCATGGAGCATTGCAGCACTCGGCATGGACAAGTCCGGTAATATTCTTTTTTTAATGTCTGTCACCCCACTTACAGTTCATGAGTTTATAGATATAATTTTGAATCTCCCTATAAGAATATATAATGCAATGTATTTAGAGGGCGGCAAACAAGCATCGTTGTATATAAACATTGGCGGCAAGGAAATTGAGCGCTCAGGAAGAGGGGGCGTATATTTGTCCAATAAAAACACCAAGGATTCCTATTGGCCGATTCCAAATGTTCTTGGTCTGGTTAAGAAGAAATAA